A segment of the Panacibacter ginsenosidivorans genome:
AGCTCCACATTTAAAGCCTGCAGTTTTGCAGGCTTTTTTTATTTATAATACCAGCAATATATTTTCATAGCGGCATCGTTGCGTCGCAAGCACTTTATCGTTCGGCTTAATAATTAGGCTTATCAAAATATGAGCCTGTTGTTTTGTTCTGAAAACGCATTATAAAGCTTGTACAATCTAGTCTTCAAAAGAGTAATACAAAAGCGGAAAAAGCCTGTTAAAAAATTCCAGGGGTTTTCCTAAGAAAACCGATGCAGCAATAAAATGAAAAAATTGTCTATATTTATAGGGTAATCCCATTTACCTGCATGACTGAACAAACTATTCTGGCGGGCTGCCTTCAAAATAATCCCGCGGCACAACGAGAACTGTATAACAGATACAGTCCTAGAATGCTGTCGGTGTGTTACAGGTTTGCGCAAAGCCGTGAAGACGCTGAAGATATGCTGCAGGAAGGATTCATAAAAATATTTACCCAGATACATACATTTCAAAATAAAGGTTCTTTTGAAGGCTGGATAAGGAGGATTATTGTACATACCTGCATCAATTTTTTGAAAAAGTACAAGAAATTTAGTGAGAATCTGGAATTAGGCTATGCAGGATATGTTGCGGTAAAGGAAGAAACAATACCTTCTATAATGCAGGCAAAACAGGTAATTGAGTGTATAAGGCTATTGCCGGTTGGTTATCGCACTGTTTTAAATCTTTATGCAATTGAAGGTTATAATCATAAAGAAATATCTGAGATGCTTGAAATTGAGGAGAGTACCAGCAGAAGCCAGTATACAAGAGCAAAGGCAATGCTGGAATCAATACTCGTAAAGAAAAAGATATTGGATAAACCAGAAGAAGATTTCAGGCTTGTTGCATTTTATAAGAAATGAAGAAAGTACAACTCATAATAAAACCAACTAACTGTTTTACAGAATTGATTCTATGGGGAATCGGTTATACGATAATGAATTTGAGGAATTCCTGAAAAACCAGGCTAACCAACATCGCATGTATCCATCCGACCAGGTATGGCGTAAGATACAAGGCGAAGTGCATGGATACAGGAAATGGCCTGCGTTAACTATAATAGCTGTATTTATTATTGCGGCTTTAGTAGTGGGTACAGTTGCGGTTAAACCTCATTCTGAATTTATTGTACAGCAAAAAACACAGTCGACTGGAAATGAACAATCAAAGGATCAGGCAACAGCTACTACAATAACTGAAAGTGAGAAAAGTTATGCTGATCATCTTACCGTTAATAATATTACCCGTCAAACTATTGCTAAAGTAACGGAGACTATCCAGGAAAAAGAGGCAGAAGAATTATTGATTGTTCCATCAACTGAATTCTCTGCAAACCA
Coding sequences within it:
- a CDS encoding RNA polymerase sigma factor, producing the protein MTEQTILAGCLQNNPAAQRELYNRYSPRMLSVCYRFAQSREDAEDMLQEGFIKIFTQIHTFQNKGSFEGWIRRIIVHTCINFLKKYKKFSENLELGYAGYVAVKEETIPSIMQAKQVIECIRLLPVGYRTVLNLYAIEGYNHKEISEMLEIEESTSRSQYTRAKAMLESILVKKKILDKPEEDFRLVAFYKK